In Desulfurellaceae bacterium, one DNA window encodes the following:
- a CDS encoding SDR family oxidoreductase has translation MARIVVTGGAGFIGSHLCERFLAEGHEVICIDNLVTGNADNIAHLFTEDRFSFIPQDVTTYLHVKGELDAILHFASPASPTDYLELPIQTLKVGSLGTHKALGLAREKGARLLLASTSEVYGDPLVHPQTEDYWGNVNPIGPRGVYDEAKRFAEALVMAYQRSHGLETRIGRIFNTYGPRMRLRDGRVVPNFISQALRGEDLTVYGDGSQTRSFCFVTDLVEGICRLLRSNYDGPVNLGNPQEMSVLDFAKLIIALTGSQSQIAFRPLPADDPQVRQPDIRLARRVLEWQPQVPLETGLRQTIAYFRDRLEHN, from the coding sequence ATGGCACGCATTGTCGTAACGGGTGGGGCGGGCTTTATTGGCTCGCATCTGTGCGAGCGCTTTTTGGCCGAGGGGCACGAGGTCATCTGTATCGATAACCTGGTGACCGGTAACGCCGATAATATTGCCCATCTGTTTACCGAAGATCGCTTTTCCTTCATCCCCCAGGATGTGACAACGTATCTGCACGTCAAGGGCGAGCTGGACGCGATCCTCCACTTTGCCTCCCCGGCGAGTCCGACCGATTACCTGGAATTGCCGATTCAGACCCTCAAGGTCGGCTCGCTCGGCACGCATAAGGCGCTGGGCTTGGCCAGAGAGAAAGGCGCCCGCCTGCTTCTGGCCTCGACCTCCGAGGTCTACGGCGATCCGCTCGTCCACCCCCAGACAGAGGACTACTGGGGCAACGTCAATCCGATTGGGCCGCGCGGGGTGTACGACGAGGCCAAACGCTTCGCCGAAGCGCTGGTCATGGCCTATCAGCGCAGCCACGGCCTTGAGACGCGGATCGGGCGTATCTTCAACACTTATGGGCCGCGGATGCGGCTCAGGGACGGCCGGGTGGTGCCCAATTTTATTTCCCAGGCCCTGCGGGGCGAGGACCTGACCGTGTATGGCGATGGCAGCCAGACCCGCAGCTTTTGCTTTGTTACGGATCTGGTCGAGGGGATCTGCCGGCTGCTGCGCTCGAACTATGACGGACCGGTCAATCTCGGCAATCCCCAGGAGATGTCGGTGCTGGATTTTGCCAAGCTGATTATCGCCCTGACCGGCAGCCAGAGTCAGATTGCCTTCCGACCGCTGCCGGCCGACGATCCCCAGGTTCGCCAACCGGATATTCGTCTGGCGCGGCGTGTGCTGGAGTGGCAACCCCAAGTACCCCTCGAAACCGGACTCAGACAGACCATTGCCTATTTTCGGGATCGGCTCGAACACAACTAG
- a CDS encoding NAD-dependent epimerase/dehydratase family protein, with translation MRILVTGGAGFIGSHVVDAYIAAGHAVVVVDDLSTGKRENLHPRAHFVRAAIQDPDVRRLLREEKVEVVNHHAAQMDVRRSVADPLFDARVNILGLLNVLEGARQAGVGKIIFASSGGTVYGEQQVFPADESHPTRPISPYGVSKLSGEQYLSFYHAAYGLPYVALRYANIYGPRQDPHGEAGVVAIFSQRLLAGEQPVIHGDGEQTRDYVFVHDVARANVAALGVDYTGALNIGTGRETSVNTLFRQLRRLTGADAAEQHGPAQAGEQRRSVLAGDRAAQILGWRPQVAVVDGLERTVAFFRDRQDG, from the coding sequence ATGCGGATTCTGGTGACCGGGGGGGCGGGGTTCATCGGCTCCCATGTTGTGGACGCCTATATTGCGGCCGGCCATGCGGTTGTTGTGGTTGACGACCTATCGACCGGCAAGCGCGAAAACCTCCACCCCCGGGCGCATTTTGTCCGAGCCGCCATTCAAGACCCGGACGTGCGGCGCCTGCTGCGTGAAGAAAAAGTCGAGGTCGTCAACCACCACGCCGCGCAGATGGACGTGCGGCGTTCGGTGGCCGATCCGCTGTTTGACGCCCGGGTGAATATCCTCGGCCTGCTGAACGTGCTCGAAGGAGCCCGCCAGGCCGGGGTGGGCAAGATCATCTTTGCCTCATCGGGCGGAACGGTGTACGGTGAGCAGCAGGTGTTTCCGGCCGATGAGAGTCATCCTACCCGGCCGATCAGCCCCTACGGCGTGAGCAAGCTCAGCGGCGAGCAGTATTTGTCTTTTTATCATGCCGCATACGGGCTGCCGTATGTTGCGCTGCGCTACGCCAACATCTACGGACCGCGCCAGGACCCGCACGGCGAGGCCGGGGTGGTGGCGATTTTCAGCCAGCGCCTGCTGGCCGGAGAACAGCCGGTGATTCATGGCGACGGCGAGCAGACGCGCGACTACGTGTTTGTCCACGACGTTGCGCGGGCGAACGTGGCGGCGCTGGGAGTGGACTATACGGGCGCGCTGAATATTGGTACTGGACGGGAGACCAGCGTTAACACGCTGTTTCGGCAGTTGCGTCGCCTGACCGGGGCCGACGCCGCCGAGCAACACGGACCAGCCCAAGCCGGAGAGCAACGCCGGAGTGTCCTGGCCGGGGATCGCGCCGCGCAGATACTGGGCTGGCGTCCGCAGGTCGCGGTTGTCGATGGGCTGGAGCGGACGGTGGCCTTCTTTCGAGACCGCCAGGACGGATAG
- the lepA gene encoding translation elongation factor 4, protein MNSSLIRNFSIVAHIDHGKSTLADKLLSYSGSISEREEATQFLDTMDLEQERGITIKARTVRLGYQAQDGETYCLNLIDTPGHVDFSYEVSRSLSACEGAVLVVDAVQGVEAQTLANTYLALDHSLEILPVINKIDLPSADPERVRAELEDVIGLDGSEAVLASAKHGRGILDVLEGIVQTVPPPQGNARRPLSALVFDSWFDPYQGAVVQVRVFDGVLRAGMRIQFVSTGMVYEVGQIGVFAPRPLAVSALGPGEVGFVMANIKTVTEARVGDTITDAERPTRQPLPGFKEVKPMVFSGLYPVESHQYDALRDAMEKLRLNDSSLSYEKESSLALGFGFRCGFLGLLHMEIVQERVEREFGLDLITTTPTVEYRVRTLDGDSLLVDNPALLPPVQEIAALEEPFILATIHVPTDYLGNVLQLCQERRGVQRELKYPAPQRVMVLYELPLNEVVVDFHDRLKSVTRGYASLDYELLDLRPADLVKLDVRINGDIVDALSLIVHRDQAYSRGRELVQKMRQLIPRQMFEVAVQAAIGNKVIARESVKALRKNVTAKCYGGDITRKRKLLEKQKEGKRRMKQVGRVEIPQDAFLALLRVGEKGER, encoded by the coding sequence ATGAACAGCAGCCTGATTCGCAACTTCAGCATTGTCGCCCACATCGATCACGGCAAATCGACGCTGGCCGACAAGCTGCTGTCATATTCGGGCTCAATCAGCGAACGCGAAGAGGCGACCCAGTTTCTGGATACCATGGATCTGGAGCAGGAGCGGGGGATTACGATTAAGGCGCGGACGGTGCGCCTCGGCTACCAGGCCCAGGACGGCGAGACCTACTGCCTGAATCTGATCGATACCCCCGGCCATGTTGACTTTTCCTATGAGGTCTCGCGTAGCCTGTCGGCGTGCGAGGGCGCCGTTCTGGTTGTTGATGCCGTCCAGGGGGTGGAAGCCCAGACCCTGGCCAATACCTATCTGGCCCTGGACCACTCGCTGGAAATTCTGCCGGTCATCAACAAAATAGACCTGCCTAGCGCCGACCCCGAGCGCGTGCGAGCCGAATTGGAGGACGTGATCGGTCTGGACGGCAGCGAGGCCGTTCTGGCCAGCGCCAAACACGGACGCGGGATTCTCGACGTGCTGGAAGGGATTGTCCAGACGGTTCCCCCGCCTCAGGGCAACGCCCGGCGGCCGCTCAGCGCCCTGGTGTTCGATAGCTGGTTTGACCCCTACCAGGGAGCGGTGGTCCAGGTGCGTGTCTTTGACGGCGTGCTGCGGGCCGGGATGCGCATCCAGTTCGTATCAACCGGCATGGTCTACGAGGTCGGCCAGATCGGCGTGTTTGCCCCGCGGCCGCTGGCCGTGTCCGCGCTGGGGCCCGGCGAGGTGGGCTTTGTGATGGCCAACATCAAGACGGTGACCGAGGCCCGGGTCGGGGATACGATTACCGACGCTGAGCGACCGACCCGACAGCCCTTGCCCGGCTTCAAGGAGGTCAAGCCGATGGTGTTCAGCGGCCTCTATCCGGTCGAGTCCCACCAGTATGACGCGCTACGCGATGCCATGGAAAAACTCCGGCTGAACGACTCCTCGCTGAGCTATGAAAAAGAGAGTTCTTTGGCGCTCGGGTTTGGCTTCCGGTGCGGTTTTTTGGGCCTGCTGCACATGGAAATCGTCCAGGAGCGCGTGGAACGTGAGTTTGGTCTGGATCTGATCACCACCACGCCGACGGTTGAATACCGGGTGCGGACGCTGGACGGCGACTCGCTGCTCGTCGATAATCCGGCGCTATTGCCCCCGGTCCAGGAGATTGCGGCGCTTGAAGAGCCGTTCATTCTGGCCACCATCCACGTCCCGACCGATTATCTCGGCAACGTCCTGCAGCTGTGTCAGGAACGGCGTGGCGTCCAGCGCGAGCTGAAATACCCAGCCCCCCAACGCGTCATGGTGCTGTACGAGCTGCCGCTCAATGAGGTCGTGGTTGACTTCCACGACCGCCTCAAGTCGGTCACCCGGGGCTATGCGTCGCTCGACTACGAGTTGCTTGACCTCCGGCCGGCCGATCTGGTCAAGCTCGACGTGCGCATCAACGGCGACATCGTGGATGCCCTGTCGCTGATCGTCCACCGCGATCAAGCCTACAGCCGGGGGCGTGAGCTGGTCCAGAAAATGCGCCAGCTGATTCCGCGCCAGATGTTTGAGGTGGCGGTCCAGGCGGCCATCGGCAACAAGGTCATCGCCCGTGAAAGCGTCAAAGCCCTGCGCAAAAACGTCACCGCCAAGTGCTACGGAGGGGATATTACCCGTAAGCGAAAACTGCTAGAAAAGCAAAAAGAGGGGAAGCGGCGTATGAAGCAAGTCGGACGGGTTGAGATTCCCCAGGACGCTTTTCTGGCTCTGCTGCGGGTTGGCGAAAAAGGGGAACGATGA
- the lepB gene encoding signal peptidase I, whose protein sequence is MAKHKPSARVAFEPDPPTAGDKPVAASRAKLRQKSVVREYTEALLVALLLALFIRSFIVQAFKIPSGSMLTTLQVGDHILVNKFLYGLRLPYPLDLPLVLWGQPRRGDVIVFVYPKDSSKDFIKRVVAVGGDTVEIRHKQLLINGRPADEPYATFAEADQERPGPRDNVGPIRVPANRLFVMGDNRDHSHDSRFWGFVDVHDVKGKAFLIYWSWDGTDRWVRWERLGSLID, encoded by the coding sequence ATGGCCAAGCACAAACCGTCCGCACGGGTCGCCTTCGAGCCGGACCCTCCGACTGCCGGAGACAAGCCGGTGGCCGCCTCGCGGGCCAAGCTCAGGCAAAAATCCGTTGTCCGGGAATATACCGAAGCCCTGCTGGTGGCCCTGCTGCTGGCCCTATTCATCCGCAGCTTCATCGTCCAAGCCTTTAAAATCCCCTCGGGTTCGATGCTGACAACCCTCCAGGTCGGCGATCACATCCTGGTCAACAAGTTTCTGTACGGGCTGCGTCTGCCGTACCCTCTCGATCTGCCCCTCGTCCTGTGGGGGCAACCCCGGCGCGGTGACGTCATTGTCTTTGTCTACCCCAAAGACAGCAGCAAAGACTTCATCAAACGGGTGGTGGCGGTTGGTGGAGATACGGTCGAGATCCGGCATAAACAACTGCTCATCAACGGCCGGCCGGCCGACGAGCCGTACGCCACCTTCGCCGAAGCCGATCAGGAACGGCCGGGGCCACGCGATAACGTTGGGCCGATTCGCGTCCCGGCCAACCGGCTGTTTGTGATGGGTGATAACCGCGACCACAGCCACGACAGCCGGTTTTGGGGCTTCGTCGATGTGCACGATGTCAAGGGCAAAGCCTTTCTGATCTACTGGTCCTGGGACGGGACCGACCGCTGGGTGCGCTGGGAGCGCCTGGGATCGCTGATTGACTAG
- a CDS encoding UDP-glucose/GDP-mannose dehydrogenase family protein has product MRLCVIGTGYVGLVAGTCFAESGNEVVCVDIDRHKIAELNAGQVPIYEPGLAELLRRNAADGRLRFSTDLAAAVKDSLVCFIAVGTPSDGDGSADVQMVVEAARSIAGAMPGYRIIVLKSTVPVGTAQTVQQTMAALTEHPFDIISNPEFLKEGAAVEDFMKPDRVVLGGADERALSVLQELYAPFVRTDNPILVMDNRSAEMTKYAANAFLATRISFINEIARLCEEIGADVAEVRRGMGSDRRIGHAFLFPGVGYGGSCFPKDVQAVIRTAEHHGVDFSLLKAVEAVNARQKRLLVDKVQQTFGSDLSGRKLAIWGLAFKPRTDDMREAPSLVIIEALLAAGASLAVHDPEALDRARQLFGARVSYHRGNYEALDGADALLIVTEWNEFRRPDFARMRAVMKTPIIFDGRNLYEPRMMAQAGFRYYAVGRRAVGHTSPDTASAA; this is encoded by the coding sequence ATGCGGCTGTGTGTTATTGGGACCGGCTATGTGGGACTGGTGGCGGGAACCTGTTTTGCCGAGAGCGGCAATGAGGTGGTGTGTGTGGATATCGACCGGCACAAGATCGCCGAGCTGAACGCCGGCCAGGTGCCGATCTACGAACCCGGTCTGGCCGAGCTGCTGCGACGCAACGCTGCGGACGGCCGGCTGCGGTTTTCGACCGACCTGGCTGCGGCGGTCAAGGACAGTCTGGTGTGCTTTATCGCCGTGGGCACGCCGTCTGATGGCGACGGGTCGGCCGATGTCCAGATGGTGGTCGAGGCCGCTCGGAGCATTGCCGGTGCCATGCCGGGCTATCGGATTATCGTCCTCAAGAGTACGGTCCCGGTTGGGACGGCTCAGACGGTCCAGCAGACGATGGCGGCGCTCACCGAGCATCCGTTTGACATTATCTCGAATCCCGAGTTTCTCAAGGAAGGGGCGGCCGTTGAAGACTTCATGAAGCCCGACCGGGTTGTCCTGGGCGGCGCCGACGAGCGCGCCCTGTCCGTTCTGCAAGAGCTGTACGCTCCGTTTGTCCGCACCGACAATCCGATCCTGGTCATGGATAACCGCAGCGCAGAAATGACCAAGTACGCGGCCAACGCGTTTCTGGCCACCCGCATTTCGTTTATTAACGAAATCGCTCGGCTATGCGAAGAAATCGGGGCCGACGTGGCCGAGGTGCGGCGCGGCATGGGATCTGATCGGCGGATTGGGCACGCCTTTCTGTTTCCCGGCGTCGGCTACGGTGGCTCGTGCTTTCCCAAAGACGTGCAGGCCGTCATCCGGACGGCTGAACACCACGGCGTGGACTTCTCGTTGCTGAAGGCCGTTGAGGCGGTCAATGCTCGGCAGAAGCGGCTGTTGGTGGACAAGGTCCAGCAGACCTTCGGCTCCGATCTCAGCGGACGCAAGCTGGCCATCTGGGGCTTGGCCTTCAAGCCCCGCACCGACGATATGCGCGAAGCCCCGTCGCTGGTCATCATTGAGGCGCTGTTGGCCGCCGGGGCCAGCCTGGCGGTGCACGACCCGGAGGCGCTCGACCGGGCGCGTCAGCTGTTTGGCGCGCGTGTGTCCTACCACCGGGGCAATTACGAGGCTCTGGACGGGGCGGATGCCCTGCTGATTGTCACCGAGTGGAACGAGTTTCGGCGGCCGGACTTTGCCCGTATGCGGGCGGTGATGAAGACGCCGATCATTTTTGACGGCCGCAACCTGTACGAGCCGAGGATGATGGCCCAGGCGGGCTTTCGCTACTATGCGGTCGGCCGCCGGGCCGTCGGCCATACCTCCCCGGATACGGCGTCCGCAGCCTGA